ggagaagaatttatgattatgcctcccgagccagagcatgtcgcttaaatgcggtttaccttggttcacgtggtttggaggctattgcgtgagcccgtagggtttaaccagtgcgcacccgaagggtagcggcagcgggttaactacgataaaaaaataaatttaaatccaatttaaattaaataatccttcaagcattttttgtgtgtgaccctataggttattattacgttggcaacgaattttaaatctaatttgaaatcgtaaacaatgagcggcatctactaatacatcattgctacccaagtaataataatttaatcggtgatcgatttaacctttcgtgaataatgtataatgtaatataatctctttaaccacatattatagattatactagaggcatgtaatgtgtcatcctcatcaatgtctaatccatgtttccttgatcaatgagtagactatcatatgaaatcaacatttgagcgtgaccacgcatttcatagtctagctaacacaagaggccaataatatcactcttaaaattaggagggttaaatcctttctagatcattcatatttctcatacgattcataatatacctgaAATACATTTTTATCATTACATGGTTAAAGGTAACTTTTAAtataatcaaagtacattaattctcgtataaaaatgtAATGATTTCAAGgctaaggaccattacatcattattatagtgagaattacttatgacacaacatacatgtagaatctcacattgggtctgtccagcaccatgtacatatacatccgtctgtgttttttactttagtataGCTATACTGATGATCAATGAGAtttgatcatcagtcaacaaacacaccagtcttaatgcattattattgtcccttaataataatacttgattagggacctttagaaatattgataatattctcataatctcatttctaagtcacgtacttagaggtataaaattcatatcatatttcaaggatatttattaatctaacaattatattgcagtaaattaagaattaataaattttaaaaaaaataatcgatagaacataaatattaataatccaaatatcctaaactaaaatatcatagtgttacTTTTAGTGCACAAACACTAACaacatggtcatcccagctcattatgcccctaaagacccctcaaaatacactgaaTCTGAAAGGAAAAAGATGCGTTTCTGAGAGGGCCAATTTCGTGTTCGTGTGAGATTTTGGACATTTTGTCTCCAAATTGTGATACCAAagttcttttcttttctctagTACGTAATTAAGAGCATTAAATTTTTTTGCAAAATTGTTTAAAAGACGATAAAATGACAAAAAACACCTCATAAGATGATATTTTTGGTAAATTTCCAtatttttattagtttttgaaataaaaaatacATAACCTATGTATACACATTGAAACACATACATACTTAGTACTTGCACAACGGCGGCTTGAGCTTCATATCATTTTCAATTGGAGCTTCATATTTAGCTCTTATTTCAACTCACGTAATTTTGCTTCACCTGTTAATTTGcttgtttttttcttttttatatataattaaaatagaTATTTGTCTTTTATGGGTTCGATTTTTTATTGTTTCTTCATTTTTGTAGTGTTTACTTGACATGTATGTGGATATTGGGTTGGGTTTAAATGGTTGGTTATGTGGGAAATTAGCAAGTTTATTAGTATTTGCGCTATGTGTTTGATGAGATGCGTCTGAGAAATTTTATATGAAAATTATTGGCAGATTCTTAAATTATGTGTTTAGTGAGGTTTTTCGAAGAACCTTTTATGACAAACCAAACTGGCAACTGAATGCATACCTCTAATTTCCAGAATTTGTGTAACCAGTAATCCTTTTGCAAGTGCTGCTGCGTTCTCTACTATGTCTAGGGTTTGTAATTGATgtcttttaaaaaaatatctGTTATTGGCTCATTCCATAATTAAATTAGTTTcaattaaatttatatttatctGGACATGTTTTTATTGGGTTAGGATAACTAAAGGTACAAATTTAATAACCTAAGGCCGCAATTGCTAACCCAAAACTTATGGAATGAAAAGTAGTGCATAATGAATAATTAAAAGGAGtctaaatttattattattaatattcatggtttAAAGATATTACATCTTTATATTGGTTTTGTATATAATGGGGAGTGTGCTATGTGAGGGGGAAACGTAAAGAAAATGGCTAACTTGACTATTAGCCTGAGTTTTCGATATTGttatttaaaatttttttatTTCGAGGGGAATACTGGATTGTTAGTGCATTTGGAAGGTATCATAGGAATCATGCATCATCAGGTTATATATGTGTGTTTGGTGGAATTCTGCATTACTTAACATAACCCTTTTTGGGTGTAGCGTCCACTTTTATGGTTCGGAGAGGCTTACTTATGATATAGTTTCGAGGGTTATCAGTCTTTTTTTTGCTTCAGTAATGCTTATCCTAAAGAGTCGTATAGACCCAGATCGGGCTGGATAATGTTTTTTTCCTTAAACATGATGTTGATTGTTATTACATCATGCATATGGAAGATTAATTTCCTTAATTGATTGTCTTTGCTTTCTTTTATTTTGATTTTGGCATTTTGCAGAGTATTAGTGGCTCATAGTGGGCATGGGTGGCGAAAATGGTTTGCAGGGGTAAGTGGTGTGCCACTGTGTTGTTATTCTCATCTGATCGACATTAATTTACTAGGACTTTGTTGCAATCTATTACTTCATCTACATGCTGAAGCTAGTCTCAAAATTTTTGACTTATAAAATGGAGTGGAAATTAGAATTGCACCATTTTGTTCCATGGCATTTTCATTTCACTGAAATAAGTGATATTTGTAATAGTTGATTGTATTCAACTAAGTTAGTGAACCAGTTATATTTTGAAACTTAAAATTGCTGTTGGCAAGTCATTATCATCATGTAATGTTTCCTATGCATATATTCTGTTGTATCCAACTTAATACGTCTGTTTGTATGTCAGAGATGCTCCACGATTGGTTGCAGTTTTGAAAGAAATGAAAGAAGGATTAGATGCTGTAACAAATAAGGTGCAAGCTTTGACAGCTAAGGTATTTATCTCTTTGAATGTTTTATCTACTTAAATGGCATGCATTAGTTCCTTTAAGCAAGGATAAGATTTTCCCCTGCACAGGCTTATTAAAATGGAAATTTAAACTTAGTTAGCTAGATTAACGTAATGATAAatttttctgaattaattttggataaataattttatttggtgcAAGTTTTTACTGCTTAAATTTGTGTGGTATTACTGTCTATGTATGGACTTGCCTAAGTAATGGGCTCGTCCGTGATAACTTCTTCGGATTTGCGcgaaattttattttaactatatctttcttcttttttGCTGTTAGGAAATAGTGGGAAAATTATATGTCCAGATAAATGTCGGGTTTTTAGGCTAAATCATCACTAAACTCGTGGGCAACTTGCAATTGAATCACCTAACTCAAAAAGTTTTTCTAACTCATCACTCAACTAGAGGTAACTCACATATTGGTCATTAAACATTAAAAAACATTGCACAACCTTTAACTCTCCTCTGAGGCTTTGAATTTAATGGAATCCGTTAGTTTCCTACACATCAGTTGGAGCCAAGCACCCAACTAGGTATTTTTGTAATTAAATGCCCGGTTTAAGCCGAACCTGATTTTTTCTTTGTTCAGTAATATGATCTATCACGTCGAAAACTCAAATCTTCATCATTTTctacacacatatacacataaATAAAATTACATATTTACAGACATACATATAATGCGTTAAAATATAATGTGAAATGGGGTAAATTTGAAAAAGATGGGTCGAGGGAAGTAATTGACGAATTGGTTTTGAGGATTTGTAAGGATGATGATAAGTTATGTAAAAGGGCGGGTGTATGAACTGTTAGACTAAATATCTCTATTCATGTATCAGTGATACATGatacttaacacacacacacacagttTCATGTATATGGGGAGGAGGTGTTTTACACAAAAGATTTGGGTTTGATTGGAGGAGAGGGGTGACATATTTCTTCTTCTTATTTTGGCTTACATTTTTCAATTATTAGAACGAAACTTTCCAAGTCTCGTTGACCTAACTCATCAGAACCTAAAATAAACCCCAGCCAAGAACTACTTTCTCAACCGAACCCGCAAAGAATACAGACTCAAAATACTACTTTAATTAAGTAATAAGAATACAAGAATCTCAAAAACAGTGAAACTTATATTAAAGTTGATAGAATAACAAGGGGCTGATCAAAGttttataaaattgataaattaaaaaAGGGCAAAGGAAGAAGATAAGTTGGTTAGTGTAAAGGGATGAGTTGCATGGGTCAAACCGGTTCAACCCTATTTTCATTGGTAAAACCACGGTGGAAATAGTGCTAGACATGTCATCACTGCACTTCATGTTCTCGTCGAATTTTTAGTGTTTGTAACGTTTTAATCTCATTTCAAGTGTTTATTAATGAGTTGAAAGCTAGCCCTTTAAATTTAGTGATCCACCTGCAAATTGGACATGAGTTTAGTGATGATTCAGCCTATTAACCCTATAAATGTCCAACGCATTCTAAGGTTCCCACTCTTCCTACTACCCGTACCAATTTGCAGAAATTTAGCTATGACATTCAAGATGAGAATAAACAAACATGTACCATGAATCCTTAAAGGCCACCTTTCCTATTACGGTTACACAAATCCACTAATATGCAGTAGCTTAGCCTTCCAGTTGGTACACTCCTTACAGTGTACTATGCAACAGTGGATATCTTTTTACCAGACTAGCCTCATAATACTGCTTTTCCTTCATCTTATTATGAAGAATGATTATCGACCCCATTTATAATATTGTTTCATTCACATTGGTCATTATGTCTATTTAGGTCAAAGCTGATCAATTATTAACAGTAGATGGGATAAGCTATCTTGAGGCCAAGCACTTATTGCTTCTTAGTTATTGCCAGTCACTAGTTTACTACTTGCTCCGCAAGGCGAAAGGGTTATCAATTGAGGGACATCCTGTTGTTCGGAGCCTAGTGGAGATCAGATTATTCCTGGAAAAGGTATAGTATTGTTCTTCATGTCATAAAGTCAGTGGTTCACTCATGTAACTGCTGCTGAGAGTGGCAAGACTCGAATCACAATATTAACGTAGACACTGTTTAACAGTTCAAGTTCATGATATTGCCTGTTTTTGATATGTTATCTGCAGATTCGTCCTATAGACAAAAAGTTACAATATCAAATACAGAAGCTCACAAGGACTTCTGGAAGCGAAGTCGAGAATATGGGTATAAATGAGAAGGAAGCAGATCCCACTGAAAAGATGGAGGATCCATTGATGTATCGTCCCAATCCTGGCATGCTTATTCCTAAAGTGCCTGGCGAGGTAAGTCAAAGGCATTGTAGAAGCAGTATGACATATTAGCACTTATAAACTCGATGTATATGTATGCTGTCCTTGAAGGGTTTAGAAAAGATGAAAGAGCAAGTTAAAAATGTATATGGTAGAGCAGAATGATTGTGCAGCTTCCTTCTCCTTTTCAATAAATTATCTTTTTGAACTAAAATACTGGAATCATTATACAGGAACTGTGGTATACAAGTACTGTACTTATATGTATGTCCATTTTATTGATTTCAGGATAGCATTGGAGTTTATAAACCACCAAGAATTATGCCTGCTATGATGGAAGAAGAAAAGATGACAAGACAAGAAAGAAATGCTCAGAGGAAGGAGAAACAAACACTTCGAAGATCTAAGCAGAGCGATTATATGAGAGATATGATGGATGATCTCGAGGGAAGGCCAGAAGAGGTGATTTGTAATCTGTGTTTATGGTTACTTAATTTGCATTGCTTCAATATGCTACAGAAGTTTACTGCTCACTATTTTAGGTGAGAGAAATGGTTGGAGCTGAAAGTATAGAGGTTACCAAGTACAAAGAGAGGCTGGAAGCGCAATCTCGTATAGAGGAAGAGCTATTTACTCGTGCTCCCATTACAAAAATGGAGAAAAAGAGGATGATGCATATGAAGAAGTCCAGGAATGGGTATTTTTAGATCTATCCCTATTTAATAACACCTGTTGGTGTGTTGACACTGCTAATTGTTAAATCATTTATCTAATGTTGACTGCTTTTCACTTGTTTCCTAGTATGCAATCTTTTACGGAGAGTTTCTTTGATGAGATCAAAGCATTACCTTTCGAGAGCAGAACTGCTGGGCAAAATTCAGGCTTTGGGGATGACAGTTACAGAGAAAGAAAGTTCAATAAACGCAAGGTAAGAGTGTAAATTGGACATAATTTAGCGCAGCTGTTTTTAATTTTGATACTCCAATGGTTGTTGTTATGCATGTATTTTGTTGAATTAGATGCAATTTGGGTTTTTACCTTGTTATATCTCATGCCCCCAGTGTTAAACAATGTCGAAGATATATAAACTTGGTGGTTGTAGTACCTAGCCCTTCTTTTAGCTAGTTGCCTGTTTGGGTACAACCAAATAAGTGGCTTATTGACTTGTAAGCCCGTAAgtacttatcgacgagtgtttgtcgacccaacttataagttggatTTACAACTTCTAAGctaataagttgaatgttagtaacgacatactttttctcaacttattttaatttttcacctttttattaattttagttttaaaatatatgtttgtaaatgttttttaaatttaaaattcacGAATAAAGATAGTTGTATTTGAAAGTTATTTatttcatttaagtaaaaaaagtTCTAACATATAACTTATAAGTTTTCATCTACTTATCACTATAAGTCACTTGTGCATTTTTAGTTATAAGTTACTTgttttaagatttcccaaacggcCAATCATGATTTCCCTGTATAATGTTCATATTTACACTATAGTTTTATTCATGTTATTCAACCGTTTCAAGGGATCTTTCTCAACTAAGCCTTTGAAGCCTTTCAAGTTTCAATATTTTGATACAATATAGACAGAGAGATGCCATGTTTACAACAGTACACTACATGATGTGGTGATGTTATAATGCTGGATTCACCTTTGACTTGGAGATATATCTATTTCTTACTTGGTGGCTTAATTTTTAGGTTTAAACTTCTTTCAATAAATATATTTGGCATGGCCTCTTGAACTGCTAAGATCCTAGGGAAAATTAAATAGTTATCTCTCTCTTCTGCTCCACTATGTGGCCCTTGGTTGTTTAGAATTGTCCCCACAAGTGTCGCTGTTGCTTTAGCAAGTTATTTTTTCACAATGATTCCAAAGATTAAAATAATATATGTTTCTTCTTCCATTTGTTTCAATGGCTACTTCTTGGTGGAATATGCTGCAACAGATAGTCTTATACATGATCAGATGATGTTTTTTTTATTAGTtgagtttattttttttatcagaTATCTGCATATTCTCATCCAAACTAAAATTTTCCGTCTTACTACAGAGGAAGCATTGATGGAAAAACTGATAAGATATTTTCCAAAATGAAGTACTTCACTCCTACAAGTGCAAGTCAGATATGACATTTTAGGACTTTTGTTTGGTCTCCGAGATTATGGGGTCCAGTTCTTGTGGAGTTCTAGAGCAATTTCAATTAGAAAACCATCTTAAATGTTCTTGAAATTGATCAAGATGCAATTTTCAATTATTTGTTAGGCATGTCAAACACTTTTTTATTACTAGAAGAGAGGAGTGGCCTGCATTTTTGTTTACTCGTGAGTTTGATGGTTGCAAACCATGTCCTTGGTCTTGTGTTTTCATTGGGCATGTAGCATTCTTAGCGGTAACATTGTATGAGAATATTTTTGTTTTTCGAGGCTTAGCATTCTTTCCATGGATTGTTAAAATTGCTACAGTTGAATTATTATATAGAGATTGGCTTCTCTTTTGAATGTCCTCGATCTAGAAACGAAGGAATTAAACATGTTTTTTATTATGACATGATGCCACTCCTATGATAAAATCTATGATTAACAATCTAACATAACTTCAAAAAAGAAAAAAAGCAATCTAACATTACAAATTTTGGTTACATTTCCTGTGGGAATTTTTATCTCAATTATTAACATAATTCCAAATAATGGTAAAGAAAACATAATTCCTAATAATCTAGAGATACCTAGCTAAATATGTACATACTGAAGCATGTTCGAGTACAAATGCAAGCTATAAAGAAATGCAGGACATAAATCGAAGCAACAGGTTAAAGCAGTACAGATCACAAATCGAGAAATATACAAGTAAAAACACAATGTGGCAAATGTGTATAAATTTTCCCGAAATGCAAAACCAAATCAGAGACATTttttttatcatatatataattgtgttat
This genomic interval from Apium graveolens cultivar Ventura chromosome 8, ASM990537v1, whole genome shotgun sequence contains the following:
- the LOC141678757 gene encoding uncharacterized protein LOC141678757 is translated as MGGENGLQGDAPRLVAVLKEMKEGLDAVTNKVQALTAKVKADQLLTVDGISYLEAKHLLLLSYCQSLVYYLLRKAKGLSIEGHPVVRSLVEIRLFLEKIRPIDKKLQYQIQKLTRTSGSEVENMGINEKEADPTEKMEDPLMYRPNPGMLIPKVPGEDSIGVYKPPRIMPAMMEEEKMTRQERNAQRKEKQTLRRSKQSDYMRDMMDDLEGRPEEVREMVGAESIEVTKYKERLEAQSRIEEELFTRAPITKMEKKRMMHMKKSRNGMQSFTESFFDEIKALPFESRTAGQNSGFGDDSYRERKFNKRKRKH